One Romboutsia sp. 13368 genomic window carries:
- a CDS encoding M20 metallopeptidase family protein produces MNEVKDLCEKYLEQMINLRETIHMYPEDGFKEFKTSKIIIEELEKLGIKVQKNVAKTGVVGLIEGNYPGKTVLLRADMDALKIQEQANVEYKSKIDGMMHACGHDGHVAGLLGAAMILNELKDKLHGNVKLVFQPAEEREGGALPMIEEGVLENPKVDAAFGAHLWGYLKEGEVHLKEGPMMAAPDLFNIKVIGKGGHGALPQESIDPIVITCQIVNALQTIVSRRINPLDPVVVTCGKIQGGENFNVIPNEVELEGTIRTFKEETRNLVPRIMEDLVRGITTSQGATYEFKYKANYPALINDKDMTNFAKESLKKVVGEENVYNLKEPNMGGEDFAYFAQKVPSAFMFIGIANNESEPVIHHNPYFKWDSKNVGVLAQSLSQIAIDYLK; encoded by the coding sequence GTGAATGAAGTAAAAGATTTATGTGAAAAGTACTTAGAACAAATGATAAATTTAAGAGAAACAATACACATGTATCCAGAAGATGGCTTTAAAGAATTTAAAACATCAAAAATAATAATCGAAGAACTAGAAAAACTAGGCATAAAAGTTCAAAAAAATGTAGCTAAAACTGGAGTAGTCGGATTAATTGAAGGTAATTACCCAGGAAAAACAGTTTTACTTAGAGCTGACATGGATGCATTAAAAATACAAGAACAGGCTAATGTTGAGTACAAATCTAAAATTGATGGTATGATGCATGCTTGTGGTCAYGACGGTCATGTTGCAGGTCTTTTAGGTGCAGCTATGATACTTAATGAACTAAAAGATAAGTTACATGGTAATGTTAAATTAGTATTTCAACCAGCAGAAGAAAGAGAAGGTGGTGCCCTTCCTATGATTGAAGAAGGAGTACTTGAAAATCCAAAAGTAGATGCAGCCTTTGGAGCACATTTATGGGGATAYTTAAAAGAAGGTGAAGTACATTTAAAAGAAGGACCTATGATGGCAGCACCAGATTTATTTAACATAAAAGTAATAGGAAAAGGTGGCCATGGAGCACTTCCTCAAGAGTCGATAGACCCAATAGTAATAACATGCCAAATTGTAAATGCGCTACAAACCATAGTAAGTAGAAGAATAAATCCACTAGACCCAGTAGTTGTAACTTGTGGAAAGATACAAGGTGGAGAGAATTTCAATGTAATACCTAATGAAGTTGAGTTAGAAGGAACCATAAGAACATTTAAAGAAGAAACGAGAAATTTAGTRCCACGTATTATGGAAGATTTAGTAAGGGGGATAACAACTTCTCAAGGAGCAACATATGAATTTAAATATAAAGCAAACTATCCAGCATTAATAAATGATAAAGATATGACTAACTTTGCTAAAGAATCTTTAAAAAAAGTAGTTGGAGAAGAAAATGTATATAACTTAAAAGAACCTAATATGGGTGGAGAAGATTTTGCTTACTTTGCACAAAAAGTTCCATCAGCATTTATGTTTATAGGAATAGCAAATAATGAAAGTGAGCCAGTTATTCACCATAACCCATACTTTAAATGGGATAGCAAAAACGTAGGAGTATTGGCACAAAGCTTATCCCAAATAGCAATTGATTATTTAAAGTAG
- a CDS encoding response regulator transcription factor, which yields MSASILVVEDDASIQELIVEFLRAENYNVDYASDGLEGIQLFKQNNYDLIILDIMMPNLDGYSACKMIRKTSNVPIIFLTALNQEHEEVKGFELECDDYITKPFSFNLLIKRVQAVLRRS from the coding sequence ATGAGTGCATCAATATTAGTAGTAGAAGATGACGCAAGTATACAAGAACTTATAGTAGAATTTTTAAGAGCAGAAAACTACAATGTAGATTATGCAAGTGATGGATTAGAAGGAATACAACTTTTTAAACAAAATAATTATGATTTAATTATATTAGATATAATGATGCCAAATTTAGACGGATATTCTGCATGTAAAATGATAAGAAAAACTTCAAATGTACCAATAATATTTTTAACAGCTTTAAATCAAGAACATGAAGAAGTAAAAGGATTTGAATTAGAATGTGATGATTATATAACAAAGCCATTTTCGTTTAATCTTTTAATAAAAAGAGTTCAAGCTGTTTTAAGAAGAAGTA
- a CDS encoding AbgT family transporter yields MSKVKENKKVGLLDRVLNSVERVGNKLPDPVTIFFILCGVILILSAIIASQDVSAIHPSTGEEITAINLLDKEQLQIFLGSVVSNFQSFAPLGLVLVTMLGAGVAEKTGLMEVLMKQSINKVPKKLVTATIIFVGIVANAAADAGFIVLPPLAALVFIGIGRHPLIGMFAGYAGVAAGFSANITVSMIDVLLAGFTGQSAQMVDPNYVVNPAMNMYFLAASAIILTILGTIITEKYVAPRFGKYEGLAEDTSTSNEVTPLQAKGLKYALYSLLLVVIIIVGLSIGNDAFLRDSETGSLLSNGSTLMKGIVPIITAIFLVPGFVYGKVTKSIKNDKDLVSMMGSSMSDMGMYIVLAFIAGQFLYLFNASNLGTILSIKGAEWLQNAGMTGKGLIVVFVLFAAFINIFVGSASAKWAIMGPIFVPMFLLLGYDPALTQVAYRIGDSITNPLSPLFSYFPVILAFARKYDKNIGMGTVIANMIPYSLVFAIAWIILLLVFMTFNIPLGPGGAIFYTM; encoded by the coding sequence TTGAGTAAAGTAAAAGAAAATAAAAAGGTTGGTTTATTGGATAGAGTATTAAATTCAGTAGAAAGAGTAGGAAATAAACTACCAGATCCTGTAACAATATTTTTTATATTATGTGGAGTAATACTTATATTATCAGCAATTATAGCAAGTCAAGATGTTAGTGCAATTCATCCATCTACAGGAGAAGAGATAACAGCTATAAATTTATTAGATAAAGAACAACTTCAGATATTCTTGGGTAGTGTAGTTTCAAACTTCCAATCATTTGCACCATTAGGACTTGTCCTAGTTACAATGCTTGGTGCRGGGGTAGCGGAAAAAACAGGACTTATGGAAGTATTAATGAAACAAAGTATAAATAAAGTTCCTAAAAAATTGGTTACAGCAACTATAATATTTGTTGGTATAGTAGCAAATGCAGCTGCTGATGCTGGTTTTATAGTGCTTCCACCACTTGCAGCACTTGTATTTATAGGTATAGGAAGACATCCATTAATAGGTATGTTTGCAGGATATGCAGGAGTTGCAGCAGGATTTTCTGCAAATATAACGGTTAGTATGATAGATGTGTTATTAGCAGGATTTACAGGTCAATCAGCTCAAATGGTAGATCCTAATTATGTAGTAAATCCAGCGATGAATATGTATTTCTTAGCTGCATCAGCAATAATATTAACTATACTTGGAACAATTATAACTGAAAAATATGTAGCTCCTCGTTTTGGAAAATATGAAGGCTTAGCAGAAGATACATCAACATCAAATGAAGTTACACCACTTCAAGCTAAAGGTCTTAAATATGCACTATATTCATTATTATTAGTAGTAATTATAATAGTTGGATTATCTATAGGTAATGATGCATTCTTAAGAGATAGTGAAACTGGTTCATTACTTTCTAATGGCTCTACTTTAATGAAAGGTATAGTTCCAATAATAACTGCAATATTTTTAGTTCCAGGATTTGTATATGGTAAAGTTACTAAGAGTATAAAAAATGATAAAGATTTAGTTTCAATGATGGGTAGTTCTATGAGTGATATGGGCATGTATATAGTTTTAGCATTTATAGCAGGACAATTTTTATACTTATTTAATGCAAGTAATTTAGGTACTATATTATCTATAAAAGGAGCAGAGTGGCTACAAAATGCAGGTATGACAGGTAAAGGACTTATAGTAGTATTTGTATTATTTGCAGCATTTATAAATATATTTGTAGGAAGTGCATCTGCAAAATGGGCTATAATGGGACCTATATTTGTACCAATGTTCTTATTATTAGGATATGACCCAGCATTAACTCAAGTTGCTTATCGTATAGGGGATTCTATAACTAATCCGCTTAGTCCACTTTTCTCATACTTCCCAGTAATACTAGCTTTTGCTAGAAAATATGATAAAAACATAGGTATGGGTACTGTAATAGCTAATATGATACCATATTCATTAGTTTTTGCAATTGCTTGGATAATACTTCTTTTAGTATTTATGACATTCAATATACCTCTAGGACCAGGAGGAGCGATATTTTATACAATGTAG
- a CDS encoding heavy metal translocating P-type ATPase, whose amino-acid sequence MPNNKETYKIGGMSCAACAKAVERVTKKLDGVESSSVNIATEKLNIEYDKQKVSFEDIKSAIEKAGYKVIKENNTKIVELKIGGMSCAACAKAVERVTKKLDGIENSSVNIATEKANIEYDNSKVTLSDIKSVIEKAGYFIIEEKKEALADEDKLRKEKEMKTLFIKFVIAVGFSIPLFYIAMGPMVPKPFGPWPVPNIIDPLTNPLNYAIIQMILVIPVMLAGYKFYINGFKSLINKNPNMDTLVAIGTSSAFLYSVYTTFKIATTTMEVGHGHHQLYFESAGIIIALILLGKYLESKAKGKTGEAIKKLMGLQPKTALIVKGNEEIEIPIGEVEVGDIIIVKPGAKIPVDGVVVDGHTSVDESMLTGESIPVEKNIGDNVTGASINKNGVIKFRAEKVGSDTVLAQIIKLVEDAQGKKAPIAALADKVSGYFVPTVIIIALVSSLLWFVFGHKDLEFILTIFISVLVIACPCALGLATPTAIMVGTGKGAENGILIKSGEALELAHKVDTVIFDKTGTITEGKPTVTDIITTNNIDENYLLQIAASAEKGSEHPLGEAIVKYGEENNIELKRVESFKXIPGHGIEVKIDGKVIILGNKKLMLDKNIDLGYLESKSDELASLGKTPMYISIDNTLGGIIAVADTVKENSKKAIEKLHEMGIKVAMVTGDNKKTADAIAKEVGIDIVVSEVLPKDKSNEVKKLQEQGKFVAMVGDGINDAPALAQSDIGIAIGSGTDVAMESADIVLMKSNLMDVPTSIKLSNETIKNIKQNLFWAFGYNTIGIPVAAGLLYIFGGPLLSPMIAAAAMSLSSVSVVTNALRLRNFKFNK is encoded by the coding sequence ATGCCAAATAATAAAGAAACTTATAAAATAGGTGGAATGAGTTGCGCAGCTTGTGCAAAAGCAGTAGAAAGAGTTACAAAAAAATTAGATGGCGTGGAAAGCTCAAGTGTAAATATAGCAACTGAAAAGCTTAATATAGAATATGATAAGCAAAAAGTAAGTTTTGAAGATATAAAGTCAGCAATAGAAAAAGCAGGATATAAGGTTATAAAAGAAAATAATACTAAAATTGTAGAATTAAAAATAGGCGGAATGAGTTGTGCAGCTTGTGCAAAAGCAGTAGAAAGAGTTACGAAAAAATTAGATGGAATAGAAAATTCAAGTGTAAATATAGCAACAGAGAAAGCTAATATAGAATATGATAATTCTAAGGTTACACTAAGTGATATAAAATCTGTAATAGAGAAAGCCGGGTATTTTATAATTGAAGAAAAGAAAGAAGCATTAGCAGATGAAGATAAACTAAGAAAAGAAAAAGAAATGAAAACTTTATTTATTAAATTTGTAATAGCAGTAGGATTTTCTATCCCACTATTTTATATAGCTATGGGTCCTATGGTACCAAAACCTTTTGGTCCTTGGCCAGTTCCAAATATTATAGACCCACTTACAAATCCATTAAACTATGCAATTATACAAATGATATTAGTAATACCAGTAATGTTAGCTGGATATAAGTTTTATATTAATGGATTTAAATCATTAATAAATAAAAATCCTAATATGGATACATTAGTTGCGATAGGAACATCATCAGCATTTTTATACAGTGTATATACTACTTTTAAAATAGCAACTACTACTATGGAAGTAGGTCATGGACATCATCAATTATACTTTGAAAGTGCAGGTATAATAATAGCTTTAATATTACTTGGGAAATATTTAGAATCAAAAGCTAAAGGTAAAACAGGAGAAGCTATTAAAAAACTTATGGGGCTTCAACCTAAAACTGCTCTAATTGTAAAAGGTAATGAAGAAATTGAAATACCAATAGGTGAAGTTGAAGTAGGAGATATAATAATAGTTAAACCTGGAGCTAAAATACCAGTTGACGGTGTTGTTGTGGATGGTCATACATCAGTTGATGAATCTATGCTGACTGGAGAGAGTATACCAGTTGAAAAAAATATCGGTGATAATGTAACAGGAGCAAGTATAAATAAAAATGGAGTTATTAAATTTAGAGCTGAAAAAGTAGGTTCAGATACTGTTCTTGCTCAAATTATAAAACTTGTTGAAGATGCTCAAGGTAAAAAAGCTCCAATAGCGGCACTTGCAGATAAAGTATCAGGATACTTTGTACCAACTGTTATAATTATAGCCTTAGTGTCATCATTACTTTGGTTTGTATTTGGACATAAGGACTTAGAATTCATTCTTACAATATTTATATCTGTGCTTGTAATAGCATGCCCTTGTGCACTTGGTCTTGCTACACCAACAGCGATAATGGTTGGAACGGGTAAAGGTGCAGAAAATGGAATACTTATAAAAAGTGGAGAGGCACTAGAACTTGCACATAAAGTAGATACAGTAATATTTGATAAAACAGGTACAATAACAGAAGGAAAACCAACAGTTACAGATATAATAACAACTAATAATATAGATGAGAATTATTTACTTCAAATAGCAGCGAGTGCTGAGAAAGGTTCAGAACATCCACTTGGAGAAGCTATAGTAAAATATGGGGAAGAAAATAATATTGAATTAAAAAGGGTAGAAAGCTTTAAGKCTATACCAGGACATGGTATAGAAGTTAAAATAGATGGGAAGGTTATAATACTTGGAAATAAAAAGCTTATGCTTGATAAAAATATAGATTTAGGATATTTAGAATCTAAGTCTGATGAGTTAGCATCACTAGGAAAAACACCTATGTATATATCAATAGATAATACTTTAGGTGGAATAATAGCAGTAGCAGATACTGTTAAAGAAAATAGTAAAAAAGCTATAGAAAAACTTCATGAAATGGGAATAAAGGTAGCTATGGTTACAGGAGATAATAAAAAAACTGCAGATGCTATAGCRAAAGAAGTTGGAATAGATATAGTAGTTTCAGAAGTTTTACCAAAAGATAAATCTAATGAAGTGAAAAAACTTCAAGAACAAGGAAAATTTGTTGCGATGGTTGGAGATGGTATAAATGATGCTCCTGCACTAGCACAATCAGATATTGGCATAGCTATAGGAAGTGGTACAGATGTTGCAATGGAAAGTGCAGATATTGTATTAATGAAGAGTAACTTAATGGATGTGCCAACATCTATAAAATTAAGTAATGAAACTATAAAAAATATTAAGCAAAACTTATTCTGGGCATTTGGATATAATACTATAGGAATACCTGTTGCAGCAGGTCTATTATATATATTTGGAGGACCACTTTTAAGTCCAATGATTGCAGCAGCTGCTATGAGCTTAAGTTCTGTATCAGTTGTTACTAATGCACTCAGACTTAGAAACTTTAAGTTTAATAAATAA
- a CDS encoding TRAP transporter large permease produces the protein MELALQTGLTLLAVFPILLLIGIPIAVTIGISSVLAILSALPWENAVFTAAQRIFTGINSFSLLAISFFILAGIIMNNGGIAIKLVNFANLLAGKLPGSLAHTNVIGNMLFGSISGSGTAAAAAMGGIMTPLQEEXGYDKDFAAAVNVASAPTGLLIPPSNSLIIYSLVSGGTSVTALFMAGYIPGILWGIGIMTVAFFIARKRGYKTITKEKITLSQALRVLLDAIPSLSLIVIIIGGITGGIFTATEGAAIAVVYSLLLSMLLYKSIKIKDLPRILLEAVNMTAMIVFLIGASSIMSWILAFTNVPTYVTNLILGISNNPIVILLIMNLLLLVVGTFMDATPAILIFTPIFLPIAQSLGMDSIQFGIMLVFNLCIGTITPPVGNTLFVGCRVXKTKVEGVIKSILPFYAAIFVVLMLVTFIPQLSLFIPTLMGLVK, from the coding sequence ATGGAATTAGCATTACAAACAGGATTAACTTTATTAGCTGTATTTCCAATATTACTATTAATAGGGATACCAATAGCAGTTACAATAGGGATATCTTCAGTTTTAGCAATACTATCGGCATTACCGTGGGAAAATGCAGTTTTTACAGCAGCACAACGTATATTTACAGGAATTAACTCATTCTCGTTATTAGCAATATCGTTTTTCATATTAGCTGGTATTATAATGAATAATGGTGGTATAGCAATTAAATTAGTAAATTTTGCAAATTTATTAGCTGGTAAATTACCAGGTTCATTAGCTCATACAAATGTTATAGGTAACATGTTATTTGGTTCAATAAGTGGATCTGGAACGGCAGCAGCTGCTGCTATGGGTGGAATCATGACACCACTACAAGAAGAARCAGGRTATGATAAAGATTTTGCTGCTGCAGTAAATGTAGCATCAGCACCTACTGGATTATTAATACCTCCAAGTAACTCATTAATAATATATTCATTAGTTAGTGGTGGTACATCAGTAACTGCATTATTTATGGCAGGATATATACCAGGAATACTTTGGGGAATAGGTATTATGACTGTTGCATTCTTTATAGCTAGAAAAAGAGGATATAAAACAATAACTAAAGAAAAAATAACATTATCTCAAGCTTTAAGAGTACTTTTAGATGCAATACCAAGTTTATCATTAATAGTAATAATAATAGGTGGTATAACAGGTGGTATATTCACAGCTACAGAAGGTGCAGCAATAGCAGTTGTTTACTCTTTATTATTATCGATGCTTTTATATAAATCTATAAAGATAAAAGATTTACCAAGAATATTATTAGAAGCAGTAAATATGACAGCAATGATAGTATTTTTAATAGGTGCATCATCTATAATGTCTTGGATATTAGCATTTACTAATGTTCCAACATATGTTACTAACTTAATATTAGGTATATCTAACAATCCAATAGTTATATTACTAATAATGAACTTATTACTATTAGTAGTAGGTACATTTATGGATGCAACTCCAGCTATATTAATATTTACTCCAATATTCTTACCTATAGCTCAAAGCTTAGGTATGGATTCTATACAATTTGGTATAATGCTAGTATTTAACTTATGTATAGGTACAATAACACCGCCAGTTGGGAATACATTATTTGTAGGTTGTAGAGTAGYTAAAACTAAAGTAGAAGGTGTTATAAAGAGTATATTACCATTCTACGCTGCAATATTTGTAGTTCTTATGTTAGTTACATTCATACCACAATTAAGTTTATTTATTCCAACACTTATGGGATTAGTAAAATAA
- a CDS encoding PspA/IM30 family protein codes for MSFIKRLKNVIAAKANKALDKHENPIEMLELSIKKKEELLINAKKQCANFIATVDSIRDEKKALEEKINKYEEATKAAILKEDNEKAQSFVKQKLELQEKLSQTNSRIKEQDDKITTIKAKIEELEIEISKMKSKKQELATRLDVAQINNEINETLAGLNDDHGINLEELEKKVSQTENYGNALEQLKPKNEDELLDEYIKNSPSVDSKVAEELERIKEQMKK; via the coding sequence ATGAGTTTTATTAAAAGATTAAAAAATGTTATAGCTGCTAAGGCTAATAAAGCATTAGATAAACATGAAAATCCAATAGAAATGTTAGAACTTTCTATAAAGAAAAAGGAAGAATTACTTATAAATGCTAAAAAGCAATGTGCAAACTTTATAGCTACAGTAGATAGTATAAGAGATGAGAAAAAAGCATTAGAAGAAAAGATAAACAAATATGAAGAGGCTACTAAAGCAGCTATCTTAAAAGAAGATAATGAAAAAGCACAATCGTTTGTTAAACAAAAACTAGAATTACAAGAAAAGTTAAGTCAAACTAATTCTAGAATAAAAGAACAAGATGATAAAATAACTACTATAAAAGCTAAGATAGAAGAATTAGAGATAGAAATATCTAAAATGAAATCTAAAAAACAAGAATTAGCTACAAGACTTGATGTTGCACAAATAAACAATGAAATAAATGAAACTTTAGCAGGTCTTAATGATGACCATGGTATAAATTTAGAAGAACTTGAAAAGAAAGTTTCTCAAACAGAAAATTACGGAAATGCCTTAGAACAGTTAAAGCCTAAAAATGAAGATGAATTATTAGATGAGTATATAAAAAATTCACCATCAGTTGATTCTAAAGTTGCTGAGGAATTAGAAAGAATAAAAGAACAAATGAAAAAATAG
- a CDS encoding DUF1450 domain-containing protein produces the protein MIRVCPYCSNINVDKLKKTIGEENVKTGCIGACRSFSKEAVGKINGELVIKQTEEEFLEAAKNHK, from the coding sequence ATGATAAGAGTATGCCCATATTGTTCAAATATAAATGTAGATAAATTAAAAAAGACTATAGGAGAAGAAAATGTTAAAACTGGATGCATAGGTGCATGTAGATCATTTTCTAAGGAAGCAGTAGGAAAAATAAATGGAGAGCTTGTTATAAAGCAAACTGAAGAAGAATTTTTAGAAGCTGCAAAAAATCATAAATAA
- a CDS encoding N-acetylmuramoyl-L-alanine amidase — MLKSKFQKIALTSILTTMLSSNFLIANAESYKVFIDAGHGGKDNGASHNGYLEDVINLQIAHKLKNRLINEGLEVEMSRNSDTSLSLSERAAKSNNSDADIFISIHQNASSSPSANGIETYYLGSRNKALATAVHNSIINSTSANDRSVREANFQVLRDNNKVSILLECGFISNPSEGYKLNTDEYQNKVVDGIVSGVKNYFNINNNNVNTSNSSNSNKNTDRGKNFNIIGTLPQGAKVKIIDTKFDWHKIEFNGKYGYVSGVYVK; from the coding sequence TTGTTAAAAAGTAAATTCCAAAAAATAGCATTAACATCTATATTAACAACAATGTTATCATCAAACTTTTTAATAGCAAATGCAGAAAGTTATAAAGTATTCATAGATGCAGGTCATGGTGGTAAAGATAATGGTGCTTCTCATAATGGGTATCTAGAAGATGTTATTAATTTACAAATTGCGCACAAGCTAAAAAATAGATTAATAAATGAAGGTTTAGAAGTTGAAATGAGCAGAAATTCTGACACTTCTCTATCATTATCAGAAAGAGCAGCTAAATCAAATAATTCAGATGCAGATATATTCATTTCAATACATCAAAATGCATCTTCTAGTCCTAGTGCAAATGGAATAGAAACATATTATCTTGGAAGTAGAAATAAAGCTCTAGCTACTGCTGTACATAATAGTATTATAAATTCTACAAGTGCAAATGATAGAAGTGTCAGAGAAGCAAATTTCCAAGTACTAAGAGATAATAATAAAGTATCAATTCTTTTAGAATGTGGATTTATATCTAATCCATCTGAAGGATATAAGTTAAATACTGATGAATATCAAAATAAAGTTGTAGATGGAATAGTATCTGGTGTAAAGAATTACTTTAATATAAATAATAATAATGTAAATACATCAAATTCATCTAACTCAAATAAAAATACWGATCGTGGTAAAAACTTTAATATTATAGGTACTTTACCTCAAGGAGCTAAGGTAAAAATCATAGATACAAAATTTGATTGGCACAAAATAGAATTCAATGGTAAATATGGTTATGTATCAGGAGTTTATGTTAAATAA
- a CDS encoding 2'-5' RNA ligase family protein, which translates to MRYVIVSVVKGKAGIFNNNLRKEVYEKFNAKSSKLPAHFTIKAPFEADNIIELENILEEFSKENYCAPYKVKGYDHFDDRVIFMKVFMSEEGKILHDNLIDAMSTVNYIKFDKLDGKNKVFHITISSKKIKNIFNDLLNYVSNIPCDFDCNFDNICIYKWENNTWVLHKEYILKK; encoded by the coding sequence ATGAGATATGTCATTGTAAGTGTAGTTAAAGGAAAAGCTGGTATTTTTAATAATAATTTAAGAAAAGAAGTCTATGAAAAATTTAATGCTAAATCATCTAAACTGCCTGCACACTTTACTATTAAAGCTCCATTTGAAGCTGATAATATAATTGAATTAGAAAATATCTTAGAAGAATTTAGTAAAGAAAACTACTGTGCGCCTTATAAAGTAAAAGGTTATGACCATTTTGATGATAGAGTTATATTTATGAAAGTATTTATGAGTGAAGAAGGAAAAATCCTTCATGATAATTTAATAGATGCTATGAGTACGGTTAATTACATAAAGTTTGATAAGTTAGATGGTAAAAATAAAGTATTTCATATTACTATAAGTTCTAAAAAGATAAAAAATATATTTAATGATTTATTAAACTACGTAAGTAATATACCTTGTGATTTTGATTGTAATTTTGATAATATTTGTATATATAAGTGGGAAAATAATACTTGGGTACTTCATAAAGAATATATATTAAAAAAATAG
- the nhaA gene encoding Na+/H+ antiporter NhaA yields MTHKLKDIIKSEVFTGVLLIIATIVSLTIANSRFGQAYNNFFSFPIIGEFNIHLIINDFLMAIFFLYVGLEIKNEILHGRLSSFKKASFPIIAAIGGVLLPAIIFTIINLGTPFSDGIGIPISTDIAFAVGIFMILEHKLNPLLKIFLLSLAVVDDLISILVIGVLYSSHINVWCILISIIILLILLAMNRNKVDNIAAYLLVGLVLWFFIYYSGVHATISGVLLASAIPSKKFKTSKEPMLKRLVHKLEPFCNLLILPLFALSNTDISLDLNANIALDHTLIWGIVAGLVVGKPLGIMLFTWVGTKFNITEKPKGVDWLSVFSVSLLAGIGFTMSIFVSEIAFGDNPELINISKISILSSAVISIIITYIVATLINFYKKKEPNKSNSHK; encoded by the coding sequence ATGACTCATAAGCTAAAAGATATTATTAAATCTGAGGTATTTACAGGTGTATTACTTATAATTGCTACAATAGTATCTTTAACAATAGCAAATAGTAGGTTTGGACAAGCATATAATAATTTCTTTAGTTTTCCCATCATAGGAGAATTTAATATTCACCTGATAATAAATGATTTTTTAATGGCAATATTCTTTTTATATGTTGGTCTTGAAATAAAAAATGAAATATTACATGGGAGATTATCAAGCTTTAAAAAGGCTTCATTTCCTATAATAGCAGCAATTGGTGGCGTTTTATTACCAGCGATTATATTTACGATAATTAACCTTGGCACACCATTTTCTGATGGAATAGGGATACCAATATCAACTGATATAGCCTTTGCAGTAGGTATATTTATGATATTAGAACATAAGCTTAATCCATTACTAAAAATATTTTTATTATCTTTGGCTGTTGTAGATGACTTAATATCAATATTGGTAATAGGAGTATTATATTCTTCACATATAAATGTATGGTGCATACTAATTTCAATTATTATATTATTAATATTATTAGCTATGAATAGAAATAAAGTAGATAATATTGCAGCATATCTGTTAGTTGGGTTAGTATTATGGTTTTTTATATATTATAGTGGAGTACATGCAACGATAAGTGGAGTTTTACTTGCTAGTGCAATACCATCTAAAAAATTCAAAACATCTAAAGAGCCTATGTTAAAAAGATTAGTTCATAAATTAGAACCTTTTTGTAACTTACTCATACTGCCGTTATTTGCATTATCTAATACAGATATAAGTTTAGACTTAAATGCAAATATTGCATTAGACCATACATTAATATGGGGAATTGTTGCAGGTTTAGTAGTAGGTAAACCACTAGGTATAATGTTATTTACTTGGGTGGGAACTAAGTTTAACATAACTGAAAAACCAAAAGGTGTAGATTGGTTATCTGTATTTTCAGTTTCATTATTAGCAGGTATAGGATTTACTATGTCAATATTTGTATCTGAGATAGCATTTGGTGATAATCCTGAACTGATTAATATATCTAAAATATCTATATTGTCATCAGCTGTAATATCTATTATTATCACTTATATTGTAGCTACACTAATCAATTTTTATAAAAAGAAAGAACCAAATAAATCTAATTCTCACAAGTAA